Proteins encoded within one genomic window of Vidua macroura isolate BioBank_ID:100142 chromosome 2, ASM2450914v1, whole genome shotgun sequence:
- the LOC128803181 gene encoding LOW QUALITY PROTEIN: pre-mRNA-splicing factor 38A-like (The sequence of the model RefSeq protein was modified relative to this genomic sequence to represent the inferred CDS: inserted 3 bases in 2 codons): protein MANHTVKEAHSIRGTNPQYLAEKIIHTRVYEYWKEECFGLMAEXVVDKAMELKYVGGIYGGNIKPTPFLCLTLKMLQIQPEKDIIVEFIKNEDFXRMLGALYMRLAGTAIECYKYLEPLYNYCKIKSQNRNGEFELTHVDEFIDELLHEERVCDIILPRLQKRYVLEEAEELEPRFSALEEDVDDVESSEEEEEEDEKLEQIPSPDHCRRGYRDLDKPHRSPVVRYRWSRSRSPRKCSRSPKRRSSSLRWKWHCSKSQRRHQSRSQERRHRSRSKSPGHHHSHRHRSHSKSPEKSKKSHKK, encoded by the exons ATGGCCAATCACACGGTGAAGGAGGCGCACAGCATCCGCGGCACCAACCCGCAGTACCTGGCGGAGAAGATCATCCACACACGTGTCTACGAGTACTGGAAGGAGGAGTGTTTCGGCCTCATGGCTG CTGTGGTGGACAAGGCCATGGAGCTGAAGTACGTGGGGGGCATCTATGGAGGGAACATTAAACCCACGCCGTTCTTGTGCCTGACACTGAAGATGCTGCAGATCCAGCCCGAGAAGGACATCATCGTGGAGTTCATAAAAAACGAAGACTT AAGAATGCTTGGAGCACTGTACATGAGACTGGCAGGCACTGCCATTGAGTGCTACAAGTACCTGGAACCGCTGTACAACTATTGCAAAATTAAAAGTCAGAACAGAAATGGGGAATTTGAGCTGACGCACGTGGATGAATTTATTGATGAGCTACTCCATGAGGAACGTGTTTGTGATATCATCCTGCCTCGATTGCAGAAACGGTATGTTCTGGAAGAAGCTGAGGAACTTGAGCCTCGTTTTAGTGCTCTGGAAGAAGACGTGGATGATGTAGAATCtagtgaggaggaggaagaagaagatgaaaaacTGGAACAGATCCCATCTCCTGACCACTGCAGAAGGGGCTATAGGGACCTGGACAAGCCCCACAGATCTCCAGTGGTGCGGTACCGATGGAGCCGGAGCAGGTCCCCAAGGAAGTGCAGCCGCTCTCCAAAGAGAAGAAGCTCATCATTGCGCTGGAAGTGGCATTGCAGCAAGAGCCAGAGACGGCACCAGAGCAGATCCCAGGAGAGGCGCCACAGATCGAGATCGAAATCTCCAGGGCATCACCATAGTCACAGACACAGAAGTCATTCCAAATCACCTGAAAAATCTAAGAAAAGTCACAAAAAGTAA